A stretch of Natronococcus sp. CG52 DNA encodes these proteins:
- a CDS encoding nickel pincer cofactor-dependent isomerase, group 22: MKLELPDAETLRETNDHAIDDLPTFAVARRERDVSSIEDVEAVARSAVADVDAFETLPEGAEIAITAGSRGIHDMPAVLSAAVDELAGRGYEPFVLPAMGSHGGATAEGQVETLAALGITEESMGCEIRSSMAVESVGTDDLGRPVYAAADALEADAVLLANRVKLHTDFRGAVESGLSKMAVIGLGKHRGAESLHNAAIATDFADVIQDRAGVLLEETPIVGGIAVVENADERAAHVEGVNAADIPEREPELLELAAEEFPSLPVDDLDLLVVDEAGKEKSGTGMDTNVLGRYYFHGEAEPESPSVTRVYARSLTDPSHGNALGVGLADFVHREFVADIDFEDTYVNIVTSGEPRRAKLPFVVPDDATALLLSCSMTGVAEPDDLRVARIPSTMNPDELVVSGPVAAELREREDVTVGPLEPLAFDDGELPADPY; this comes from the coding sequence ATGAAACTGGAACTACCCGACGCCGAGACGCTGCGGGAGACCAACGATCACGCGATCGACGACCTCCCGACGTTCGCCGTCGCGCGCCGCGAGCGGGACGTCTCCTCGATCGAGGACGTCGAGGCCGTCGCCCGGAGCGCCGTCGCCGACGTTGACGCGTTCGAGACGCTCCCCGAGGGCGCCGAGATCGCGATCACGGCCGGCAGCCGCGGCATCCACGACATGCCCGCGGTGCTTTCGGCGGCCGTCGACGAACTCGCCGGGCGCGGATACGAGCCGTTCGTCCTCCCCGCGATGGGAAGCCACGGCGGCGCGACCGCCGAAGGACAGGTCGAGACGCTCGCCGCGCTCGGCATCACCGAGGAGTCGATGGGCTGCGAGATCCGATCGTCGATGGCGGTCGAGTCGGTCGGGACCGACGACCTCGGCCGTCCGGTGTACGCCGCCGCGGACGCGCTCGAGGCCGACGCCGTCCTCCTCGCCAACCGCGTGAAGCTCCACACGGACTTCCGGGGCGCGGTCGAGAGCGGCCTCTCGAAGATGGCGGTGATCGGCCTCGGCAAACATCGCGGCGCCGAGTCGCTGCACAACGCCGCGATCGCCACCGATTTCGCCGACGTCATCCAGGACCGAGCGGGCGTCCTGCTCGAGGAAACACCGATCGTCGGCGGCATCGCGGTCGTCGAGAACGCCGACGAGCGGGCCGCCCACGTCGAAGGTGTGAACGCCGCCGACATCCCGGAGCGCGAACCCGAACTGCTGGAGCTGGCCGCCGAGGAGTTTCCCTCGCTTCCGGTCGACGACCTCGACCTGCTCGTCGTCGACGAAGCTGGAAAGGAGAAGTCCGGAACCGGGATGGACACCAACGTCCTCGGCAGGTACTACTTCCACGGCGAGGCCGAACCCGAGTCGCCGTCGGTCACCAGGGTGTACGCCCGGTCGCTGACCGATCCCTCGCACGGCAACGCGCTCGGCGTCGGACTCGCCGACTTCGTCCACCGGGAGTTCGTCGCCGACATCGACTTCGAGGACACCTACGTCAACATCGTCACCAGCGGCGAACCCCGGCGAGCGAAGCTCCCGTTCGTCGTCCCCGACGACGCCACGGCGCTGTTGCTCTCGTGTTCGATGACCGGGGTCGCCGAGCCCGACGACCTGCGCGTCGCCCGGATCCCGAGCACGATGAACCCGGACGAACTCGTGGTATCCGGGCCCGTCGCGGCGGAGCTCCGCGAACGCGAGGACGTCACGGTCGGCCCGCTGGAACCGCTCGCGTTCGACGACGGCGAACTTCCGGCCGATCCGTACTGA
- the pdxA gene encoding 4-hydroxythreonine-4-phosphate dehydrogenase PdxA: protein MSDADRPVVAVTMGDPAGIGSEVVLAGYPRLLSVARPIVVGDASAMRAALDVRESALEVAAVDEIPEAEFDPETVPVLDLDNVDDLEYGVVREEFGAASLEYVERAIELATDGRVDAIATAPINKQATRLAGSEYAGHTGMLADYTDTENYSMMLVEDELRVTHVSTHVPLPEACERVTTESVLDTVRVTDEALRELGLEEPTVAVAGLNPHASDGGLLGDAEAEEIEPAVERAREEGIDAVGPESPDTVYVQAASGASDCVVSMYHDQGHIPIKMFGFSSGEEVSGVNVTIGLPIVRTSVDHGTAFDIAGDGIASETSLVDAVEVAAEMATRRANEAPPTEP, encoded by the coding sequence ATGAGTGATGCAGACCGTCCCGTCGTCGCGGTGACGATGGGCGATCCGGCCGGCATCGGCAGCGAAGTCGTTCTCGCCGGCTATCCGCGACTGCTATCGGTCGCGCGGCCGATCGTCGTCGGCGACGCGAGCGCGATGCGAGCGGCGCTCGACGTCCGCGAGAGCGCCCTCGAGGTTGCCGCCGTCGACGAGATACCTGAGGCCGAGTTCGACCCCGAGACCGTTCCGGTGCTCGACCTCGACAACGTCGACGACCTCGAGTACGGCGTCGTCCGCGAGGAGTTCGGCGCGGCGAGCCTCGAGTACGTCGAGCGAGCGATCGAACTCGCTACGGACGGACGCGTCGACGCTATCGCGACCGCCCCTATCAACAAGCAGGCGACCCGCCTGGCGGGCAGCGAGTACGCCGGCCACACCGGGATGCTCGCGGACTACACCGACACGGAGAACTACTCGATGATGCTCGTCGAGGACGAACTTCGGGTCACGCACGTCAGCACGCACGTTCCGCTGCCGGAGGCCTGCGAGCGCGTCACGACGGAGAGCGTTCTCGACACCGTTCGGGTCACCGACGAGGCGTTACGCGAACTCGGCCTCGAGGAGCCGACCGTCGCGGTCGCGGGACTCAACCCGCACGCCAGCGACGGCGGACTGCTCGGCGACGCCGAGGCCGAGGAGATCGAACCGGCCGTCGAGCGCGCTCGCGAGGAGGGGATCGACGCGGTCGGGCCCGAGTCGCCGGACACCGTCTACGTCCAGGCCGCGTCGGGCGCCTCCGACTGCGTCGTGTCGATGTACCACGATCAGGGACACATCCCGATCAAGATGTTCGGTTTCTCGAGCGGCGAGGAGGTCTCCGGCGTCAACGTGACGATCGGGCTTCCGATCGTCCGCACGAGCGTCGATCACGGGACGGCCTTCGACATCGCCGGCGACGGCATCGCGTCGGAAACGAGTCTGGTCGACGCCGTCGAGGTCGCCGCCGAGATGGCGACCCGTCGCGCGAACGAAGCCCCGCCCACGGAGCCATGA
- a CDS encoding four-carbon acid sugar kinase family protein, giving the protein MTNALVVADDLTGAIDTGHGFARRGRGVRIVLSGPHAERSRSADADVLVIDTDSRDVDADTAAAAVRTALEASPPLAYKKVDSTLRGNVVPEVDAAIDATDADLAVVAPAFPATGRTTRDGVHFVEGVPLADADYGVDESSLLERFADSRYDVDSLELEVVSAGSDAVEDALLDRLETAGSSVVLCDAVEPAHLAAVADGSATTGAEILYVGSGGLAEHVAVPGTPRRSPTPERRGDGVLAVVGSVNDRTLSQLAAVPDRDVVRVDPSTAVRDPETAAREVAPELVDRIDERGRVVLTAATDESDVTRARDAAAALESEPSAGDRISRALARATGDAVTDADPAGLFLTGGDVARACLDELSVGEIELTGAAVAEGIPEGRLVDGRAPGTRVVTKAGGFGGTGAIVNCLDRIHASNE; this is encoded by the coding sequence ATGACCAACGCGCTGGTCGTCGCCGACGATCTCACGGGGGCGATCGACACCGGCCACGGGTTCGCGAGGCGAGGACGCGGCGTTCGGATCGTCCTCTCCGGACCGCACGCCGAACGGTCTCGCTCGGCCGACGCCGACGTGCTCGTAATCGACACCGACAGCCGCGACGTCGATGCCGACACGGCCGCCGCCGCGGTTCGGACCGCACTCGAGGCATCGCCGCCGCTGGCGTACAAGAAGGTCGACTCGACGCTCCGCGGGAACGTCGTCCCGGAGGTAGACGCCGCGATCGACGCGACCGACGCCGACCTCGCGGTCGTCGCGCCGGCGTTTCCGGCGACGGGACGAACGACGCGCGACGGGGTCCATTTCGTCGAAGGGGTTCCGCTCGCCGACGCCGACTACGGGGTCGACGAGTCGTCGCTGCTCGAGCGCTTCGCGGACTCTCGGTACGACGTCGACTCCCTCGAACTCGAGGTGGTCTCGGCCGGAAGCGACGCCGTCGAGGACGCGCTCCTGGATCGACTCGAGACGGCCGGTTCGAGCGTCGTCCTCTGTGACGCCGTCGAGCCGGCGCACCTCGCCGCCGTCGCCGACGGAAGCGCGACGACCGGGGCCGAGATCCTGTACGTCGGTAGCGGCGGGCTCGCCGAACACGTCGCCGTTCCCGGAACCCCCCGGCGTTCCCCGACACCGGAGCGACGCGGCGACGGCGTGCTCGCGGTCGTCGGCAGCGTCAACGACCGGACGCTGTCACAGCTGGCTGCAGTCCCCGATCGCGACGTCGTGCGGGTAGATCCGTCGACCGCGGTTCGGGACCCCGAGACGGCGGCTCGAGAGGTGGCTCCCGAGCTCGTCGATCGCATCGACGAACGGGGTCGGGTGGTCCTGACGGCCGCGACCGACGAGTCGGACGTAACCCGCGCGAGAGATGCCGCTGCGGCGCTCGAAAGCGAACCATCGGCCGGCGATCGAATCTCGAGAGCGCTCGCGCGTGCGACGGGCGACGCGGTAACAGACGCCGATCCCGCCGGGCTGTTTCTCACGGGCGGCGACGTCGCCCGCGCCTGCCTGGACGAGTTGTCCGTCGGGGAGATCGAACTCACCGGTGCCGCGGTCGCCGAGGGCATCCCCGAAGGACGGCTCGTCGACGGCCGGGCCCCGGGAACGCGCGTCGTCACCAAGGCCGGCGGATTCGGCGGAACGGGAGCTATCGTTAACTGTCTGGATCGGATACACGCGAGCAATGAGTGA
- a CDS encoding Na+/H+ antiporter NhaC family protein, producing MSYESLPVGVLALAPPLLAIVLAMYTRQVLVSLFAGIWIGALMIADWSPVAATALSMDWIVEVVRSPFNTRFLLLIMFMGAGAAFIYKSGGIIALQNWIGHRVNTARDSQILTWLIGVFIFFDSYTSTIVTGNATRELSEENDSSREMHAYVLDSTTSPVTTFGPVSNWIGYQVSMIIVGFEAARFTADEVGITAFGLFLQSIPWNIYCFMAFFMVGFISITQRFYGPMLDAEWRSRKEKQSLREDATPLSDITTDVGEPSEKNPTLFNFFAPILTLLIVGLVSMWWLGGGYEPGVDIATAFQETDVALGLLYGAFAFMIVGMVGALGFGTMDLDEASDVVINGFKTMMIAAAIIVLAWGIGHAAEQVGTAEFIVDVMVGSGVPGSFLPLIIFAAAMFIAFTTGTSWGTMAIVTPLAIPLGYELVGLSILPVLMGALFGGAIWGDHVSPISDTTVMSSIFAGSDHIDHVNTQIPFAMTAAGVTVVALLLYAAGITSAGILLPLSFVLTVVAVIALNKIDARRKNLPEVMPSARAIDNGDVDVNAIERDDVQTGTTAVNGAYDHFEVVPVTAVIIVLGYLALVFGFAMLAT from the coding sequence ATGTCATACGAATCACTCCCGGTTGGTGTCCTGGCGCTGGCGCCGCCGCTTCTCGCGATCGTTCTCGCGATGTACACGCGGCAGGTGCTGGTATCACTGTTCGCTGGTATCTGGATCGGCGCGCTGATGATCGCCGACTGGAGCCCCGTCGCGGCGACGGCACTTTCGATGGATTGGATCGTCGAAGTAGTCCGATCACCGTTCAACACCCGGTTCCTCCTTCTGATCATGTTTATGGGGGCCGGCGCCGCGTTTATCTACAAATCGGGCGGGATCATCGCGCTTCAGAACTGGATCGGACACCGGGTGAACACGGCCCGGGACTCCCAGATTCTGACCTGGCTCATCGGCGTGTTCATTTTCTTCGACTCGTATACGAGTACGATCGTCACGGGAAACGCGACTCGGGAGCTCTCCGAGGAGAACGATAGCTCGCGCGAGATGCACGCCTACGTGCTGGACTCGACGACCTCGCCGGTTACGACCTTCGGCCCGGTCTCGAACTGGATCGGGTATCAGGTGTCGATGATCATCGTCGGCTTCGAAGCCGCTCGATTCACCGCCGACGAGGTGGGAATTACCGCGTTCGGACTCTTTCTCCAGAGTATCCCGTGGAACATCTACTGCTTCATGGCGTTCTTCATGGTCGGCTTCATTTCGATTACCCAGCGGTTCTACGGTCCGATGCTCGACGCCGAGTGGCGCTCGCGCAAGGAGAAGCAATCGCTCCGCGAGGACGCAACGCCGCTCTCGGACATCACCACCGACGTCGGCGAACCGAGCGAAAAGAATCCGACGCTGTTCAATTTCTTCGCTCCGATCCTGACGCTACTGATCGTCGGACTCGTTTCGATGTGGTGGCTCGGCGGCGGATACGAACCCGGCGTCGACATCGCGACGGCGTTCCAGGAGACCGACGTCGCTCTCGGCCTACTCTACGGGGCGTTCGCGTTCATGATCGTCGGGATGGTCGGCGCACTCGGTTTCGGAACGATGGATCTCGACGAGGCGAGCGACGTCGTTATCAACGGGTTCAAGACGATGATGATCGCGGCCGCGATCATCGTCCTCGCCTGGGGTATCGGCCACGCCGCCGAACAGGTCGGGACCGCCGAGTTCATCGTCGACGTGATGGTCGGCAGCGGCGTCCCGGGATCGTTCCTCCCACTCATCATCTTCGCCGCTGCGATGTTTATCGCGTTCACGACCGGAACGTCGTGGGGAACCATGGCGATCGTGACGCCGCTGGCGATCCCGCTGGGCTACGAACTGGTCGGCCTCTCGATTCTCCCCGTTCTCATGGGTGCGCTGTTCGGTGGGGCCATCTGGGGCGACCACGTGTCACCGATCAGCGATACGACCGTCATGTCCTCGATCTTCGCCGGATCGGATCACATCGACCACGTGAACACGCAGATCCCGTTCGCGATGACCGCAGCCGGCGTCACCGTCGTCGCGCTGCTCCTGTACGCCGCCGGAATCACCTCGGCCGGAATCCTGCTTCCGCTCTCGTTCGTGCTCACCGTCGTTGCAGTCATCGCACTGAACAAAATCGATGCCCGCCGCAAGAATCTCCCCGAAGTCATGCCGAGCGCTCGAGCGATCGATAACGGTGACGTCGACGTCAACGCGATCGAACGAGACGACGTCCAGACCGGAACGACGGCCGTCAACGGAGCCTACGATCACTTCGAGGTCGTTCCCGTAACCGCCGTCATCATCGTTCTCGGATATCTCGCGCTCGTCTTCGGATTCGCGATGCTCGCCACCTGA
- a CDS encoding HalOD1 output domain-containing protein, whose amino-acid sequence MTDAENRRPSTAIIDLVARVDGVDPIALEPLYNAIDPDKLDSICDSSSGFQQLSFSYEGRTVTVETFEEGLEISLADAEYPGTESAETADIESSL is encoded by the coding sequence GTGACCGACGCGGAGAATCGACGACCGAGTACGGCGATTATCGATCTGGTCGCTCGCGTCGACGGCGTCGACCCGATCGCTCTCGAGCCGCTCTACAACGCGATCGATCCCGATAAACTCGATTCGATCTGTGACTCGAGTTCCGGATTCCAGCAGCTCTCGTTCTCCTACGAAGGACGGACAGTCACCGTCGAAACGTTCGAAGAGGGCCTCGAGATATCGCTCGCAGACGCGGAGTATCCGGGCACCGAATCCGCCGAAACCGCCGATATCGAATCCTCGCTATAA
- the gnd gene encoding phosphogluconate dehydrogenase (NAD(+)-dependent, decarboxylating), producing MQLGVIGLGRMGQIVVDRVLEAGHEVVAFDLDPEAVATAADAGAEPAESVSDLADRLGDGKRIWLMVPAGDAVDATLEDLDPHLDSNDVVVDGGNSYFEDSVRRAEACSAAYLDCGTSGGPAGAKLGFSLMVGGPEWAYDELTPVFDAVATGPDGHERMGDAGSGHYVKMVHNGVEYALMQTYGEGFELLHEGRYDLDLENVASVWNNGAVIRSWLLELCEEAFREEGTDLGTVADRIEGGSTGTWTVQEALEQEVPLPLIYTALSERFGSRADDGRFSRRLANRLRYGFGRHEVPRREE from the coding sequence ATGCAACTGGGCGTAATCGGACTCGGACGCATGGGACAGATCGTCGTCGATCGGGTGCTCGAGGCGGGCCACGAGGTCGTCGCCTTCGACCTCGATCCGGAAGCGGTCGCGACCGCCGCCGACGCGGGGGCCGAACCCGCCGAATCGGTTTCCGATCTCGCGGACCGACTCGGCGACGGGAAGCGCATCTGGTTGATGGTCCCCGCGGGTGACGCGGTCGACGCGACGCTCGAGGACCTCGATCCGCATCTCGATTCGAACGACGTCGTCGTCGACGGCGGCAACTCCTACTTCGAGGACTCCGTGCGCCGGGCCGAGGCCTGTTCCGCGGCGTACCTCGACTGCGGGACCTCGGGCGGCCCGGCGGGTGCGAAGCTCGGCTTCTCGCTCATGGTCGGCGGTCCCGAGTGGGCCTACGACGAACTGACGCCCGTCTTCGACGCCGTCGCGACCGGCCCCGACGGACACGAACGCATGGGTGACGCGGGTTCGGGTCACTACGTCAAGATGGTCCACAACGGCGTCGAGTACGCGCTGATGCAGACCTACGGCGAGGGCTTCGAGTTGCTCCACGAGGGGCGGTACGATCTCGACCTCGAGAACGTGGCGTCGGTCTGGAACAACGGCGCGGTGATCCGCTCGTGGCTGCTCGAACTCTGCGAGGAGGCGTTCCGCGAGGAGGGCACGGATCTGGGCACCGTCGCGGACCGCATCGAGGGCGGCTCGACGGGAACCTGGACGGTCCAGGAGGCGCTCGAGCAGGAGGTCCCCCTGCCGCTGATTTACACCGCGCTCTCCGAACGGTTCGGCTCGCGGGCCGACGACGGCCGCTTCTCGCGACGACTGGCGAACCGTCTCCGGTACGGCTTCGGACGCCACGAGGTACCGCGCCGGGAGGAATAG
- a CDS encoding CopD family protein, translating to MVDTFLARTAHLVFAALWAGSVFYVAFVVLPLARDGAFNTTKPLEAISGRLTTISRVSALVLLLTGGHLAGTRYTADGLVETTNGQLVLAMVALWLALAGLVEVGAKRFETGLNGKKLREPAADALPLYRAGAVVGILLLVVAGAITTDVTAII from the coding sequence ATGGTTGATACGTTTCTCGCTCGGACGGCCCATCTCGTCTTCGCCGCGCTCTGGGCCGGCAGCGTCTTTTACGTCGCGTTCGTCGTCCTGCCGCTCGCTCGAGACGGTGCGTTCAACACGACGAAACCGCTCGAGGCGATCTCCGGCCGACTCACGACGATATCGCGCGTGAGCGCGCTCGTCTTGCTGCTCACCGGCGGTCACCTCGCGGGGACGCGATACACCGCGGACGGACTCGTCGAGACGACGAACGGGCAACTGGTCCTGGCGATGGTCGCGCTCTGGCTCGCGCTGGCCGGCCTCGTCGAGGTCGGCGCGAAGCGCTTCGAGACCGGTCTCAACGGCAAAAAACTCCGCGAACCCGCGGCCGACGCGTTGCCGCTGTACCGCGCTGGGGCGGTCGTCGGCATCCTGTTGCTCGTCGTCGCCGGCGCGATCACGACCGACGTGACTGCGATTATCTAG
- a CDS encoding metal-dependent hydrolase: protein MMATTHVFAGLAVVAPVAYVSPEFAAPLAVGAIVGGLAPDLDLPFEHRRSFHFPVVGLPVAVLAVGLAVFATSSATVTFAAVAVVAWLHAASDALGDGPEMDPWTSRGDRAVYDHARSRWIRPRRWIRYDGAPEDGVAAVVLAVPPLLVFEGWIAALVVGGIAVSIVYVLLRRRLVAWLPEWLE from the coding sequence ATGATGGCGACGACTCACGTGTTCGCCGGCCTCGCAGTCGTCGCTCCCGTCGCCTACGTCTCCCCGGAGTTCGCCGCTCCGCTCGCCGTCGGCGCGATCGTCGGCGGTCTCGCGCCCGATCTCGACCTCCCGTTCGAGCACCGTCGGAGCTTTCACTTTCCGGTCGTCGGTCTCCCGGTGGCTGTCCTCGCGGTCGGACTCGCCGTCTTCGCGACCTCGAGCGCGACCGTTACGTTCGCCGCCGTCGCCGTCGTCGCGTGGCTTCACGCGGCGAGCGATGCGCTCGGTGACGGGCCCGAGATGGATCCCTGGACCAGCCGCGGCGACCGTGCGGTTTACGACCACGCCCGCAGCCGGTGGATTCGCCCCCGGCGGTGGATCCGCTACGACGGCGCACCCGAGGACGGCGTCGCTGCGGTCGTCCTCGCAGTGCCGCCACTCCTGGTCTTCGAGGGGTGGATCGCTGCGCTGGTCGTCGGAGGCATCGCCGTCTCGATCGTCTACGTCCTCCTTCGTCGCCGGCTGGTCGCGTGGTTGCCGGAGTGGCTCGAGTGA